A part of Bubalus bubalis isolate 160015118507 breed Murrah chromosome 6, NDDB_SH_1, whole genome shotgun sequence genomic DNA contains:
- the TACSTD2 gene encoding tumor-associated calcium signal transducer 2, with protein MARGPGLALPSPWLLMLAAVIGHAAAQNQCVCPTNKMTVCDERDPSGRCQCRVLGSNQAVNCSTLTSKCLLLKARMSASHSGRALVRPSEHAIVDNDGLYDPDCDQQGRFKARQCNQTSVCWCVNSVGVRRTDKGDLSLKCDEVVRTYHILIDLRHRLDAPAFNHSDLDAELRQLFQQRYLLQPKFVSAVHYEHPTIQIELRQNSSQKVAGEVDIGDAAYYFERDVKGESLFLGPRDLNLRVGGQPLVLEQMLIYYLDEKPPQFSMKRLTSGLIAVIVVVVVAVVAGVAVLVITNRRKSGKYKKVEIKELGEIRQKPSL; from the coding sequence ATGGCCCGGGGCCCGGGCCTCGCGCTGCCGTCGCCGTGGCTCCTGATGCTGGCGGCGGTGATCGGCCACGCGGCCGCGCAGAACCAGTGCGTGTGTCCCACCAACAAGATGACCGTGTGCGACGAGCGCGACCCGAGCGGCCGCTGCCAGTGCCGCGTGCTCGGCTCGAACCAGGCGGTCAACTGTTCCACGCTCACGTCCAAGTGCCTGCTGCTCAAGGCGCGCATGAGCGCCTCCCACAGCGGCCGCGCGCTGGTGCGGCCGAGCGAGCACGCGATCGTGGACAACGACGGCCTGTACGATCCGGACTGCGACCAGCAGGGGCGCTTCAAGGCGCGCCAGTGCAACCAGACGTCGGTGTGCTGGTGCGTGAACTCGGTGGGCGTGCGCCGCACCGACAAGGGCGACCTGAGCCTGAAGTGCGACGAGGTGGTGCGCACCTACCACATCCTTATTGACCTGCGCCACCGCCTGGACGCCCCCGCCTTCAACCACTCGGACCTGGACGCTGAGCTGCGGCAGCTCTTCCAGCAGCGCTATCTGCTGCAGCCCAAGTTCGTGAGTGCTGTGCACTACGAGCACCCCACCATCCAGATCGAGCTGCGCCAGAACTCGTCGCAGAAGGTCGCCGGCGAGGTGGACATCGGCGACGCCGCGTACTACTTCGAGAGAGACGTCAAGGGCGAGTCGCTGTTCCTAGGCCCCCGCGACCTCAACTTGCGCGTGGGCGGACAGCCCCTGGTCCTGGAGCAGATGCTCATCTACTACCTGGACGAGAAGCCCCCCCAGTTCTCCATGAAGCGCCTCACCAGCGGCCTCATCGCCGTCATCGTGGTGGTCGTGGTGGCGGTGGTCGCCGGCGTGGCCGTCCTGGTGATCACCAATCGCAGAAAGTCGGGAAAGTACAAGAAGGTGGAGATCAAGGAACTGGGGGAGATAAGACAGAAACCGAGCTTGTAG